CCTCAGGATCAAGCAGCTTCAGAATGAGCTTGTCGACGAAAAGGATAAGCTTGCTGAGGTGAATCAGACCCTGGAGCGGAATTTCAAGGAACTCACCCAGATACTTCTCAAGATAATCGACGTGCGGGTGCCGGGCGCCGCCGACCGGGCCCAGGCCGCCAGGGAGGCAGCCCGTTTCATCTGCGCAAAGATGGCAACGGACGAAGAAGAGACAGCCAGGATCCTCTTCGGGGCCCAGTTGCACGAGATCGGCAAGATAGGTCTGCCCGACGCCATCGCCGACAAGAGCAAGAGCGCCATGGCCATGAGTGACCGCAGCATCTACAACCAGCACCCCGTTATCGGCTCCCTCATCATATCCACCATATCGGGATTCAAGACAGCCGCCGATGCCATCTACCACCAGTATGAGAACTTCGACGGCTCGGGCACACCCGACGGCCTCATCGGCAACGAGATACCCTCCGGCGCGCGCGTCCTGCGCGGTATCGTCATGCAGGGCGACCTGTGCCGAGCGGGGCACGGCCGCGACGATATCCTGCGCGAGATCAGGCAATCCGCAAACCGCATACTCGATCCTGCCGTCGCGTCCTCCCTTGCCGAGTATATCGTCGAGAATGACCGCGAATTCGCCGCGAACAAGTGCAAGATCGCCCTTGACGAGCTCAAACCGGGCATGGTCATAGCCGAGGACGTCTACGCAGCGAGCGGCGTGAAGCTCATCCCGAAACACGTGAGGATCCAGGACCACATGATCCAGATCCTCCACGACAGGAACGACACGGACCCCATCATCGGGGGGGTGTACGTGATGATAGGGGCGAGGTAAAGACCGTTTCAGGTTTCAGGTTTCAGGTTTCAGGCAAAAGACAAAGGCGGCATTTGTATGTAAAGGTTCCGATCTTCCCGGACACCGTATGGG
The Syntrophorhabdus sp. DNA segment above includes these coding regions:
- a CDS encoding response regulator, with the translated sequence MMGNPVVRILLVDDDSKFRGVFAKFFARYPDFEIYEAANGQEGLYKARDILPDLILSDYDMPLLDGMEFCRNIRNTPETAPAFFLFLTAEKDEKLKVQAFECGADDYIEKSTPPVILTSKIRAFLRIKQLQNELVDEKDKLAEVNQTLERNFKELTQILLKIIDVRVPGAADRAQAAREAARFICAKMATDEEETARILFGAQLHEIGKIGLPDAIADKSKSAMAMSDRSIYNQHPVIGSLIISTISGFKTAADAIYHQYENFDGSGTPDGLIGNEIPSGARVLRGIVMQGDLCRAGHGRDDILREIRQSANRILDPAVASSLAEYIVENDREFAANKCKIALDELKPGMVIAEDVYAASGVKLIPKHVRIQDHMIQILHDRNDTDPIIGGVYVMIGAR